The Thiothrix subterranea genome has a segment encoding these proteins:
- the cysG gene encoding siroheme synthase CysG: protein MDRFPVFLDLHNRQCLVVGGGKVAERKVDSLLKAGAVVTLIAPDITTEMGIIISGQRVQHHARPFADGDIDGQFLVIAATNNPSVNAHIASLADARNMPVNVVDDASVGSFIIPSVVDRSPVTIAISTGGASPVLARQLRMKLETMIPPQCGELAGITEEYRDIVKKHLPEAQRKTFWEKALKGPFAELVYAGHVEDARRLLDEMLASYPDGQTMGEVYLVGAGPGDPDLLTFKALRLMQQADVMVYDRLVSKSILDMANQRAERIYVGKEKASHAVPQDQINDLLVKLAKQGKRVLRLKGGDPFIFGRGGEEIETLAENCVPFQVVPGITAASGCSSYAGIPLTHRDYAQSCTFATGHLKDGSIDLNWAQLSQPNQTVVFYMGLTGIEVISQQLQAFGRSGDTPAALVEQGTTRNQRVHIGTIATLPQLVKDSGVRAPTLTIVGEVVNLHSKLHWYEPQRHVIASEFSLDHPVAPVEV from the coding sequence ATGGATCGTTTTCCCGTCTTTCTCGACCTGCATAACCGTCAATGCCTCGTTGTTGGCGGTGGCAAAGTAGCCGAACGTAAAGTGGATAGCCTGCTCAAAGCCGGAGCTGTCGTGACGTTAATTGCCCCCGACATCACCACGGAAATGGGCATTATCATTAGCGGGCAACGTGTCCAGCACCATGCGCGTCCGTTCGCGGATGGCGACATTGATGGGCAATTCCTCGTCATTGCTGCGACTAATAATCCCAGCGTCAATGCGCACATTGCCAGCCTTGCCGATGCGCGAAATATGCCGGTGAACGTGGTCGATGATGCCAGCGTGGGCAGTTTCATTATCCCCTCTGTCGTTGACCGCTCGCCCGTCACCATTGCCATTTCCACCGGCGGCGCGTCCCCCGTGTTAGCGCGGCAATTGCGGATGAAGCTGGAAACCATGATTCCCCCGCAATGCGGCGAACTGGCGGGTATCACCGAAGAATACCGCGACATCGTGAAAAAACACCTGCCCGAAGCGCAACGCAAAACCTTCTGGGAAAAAGCCTTGAAAGGCCCGTTTGCTGAATTGGTTTACGCGGGTCACGTCGAAGATGCCCGCCGTTTGCTGGATGAAATGCTGGCAAGCTACCCCGATGGGCAAACGATGGGCGAAGTCTATTTGGTCGGCGCAGGTCCCGGCGACCCCGATTTGCTGACCTTCAAAGCCTTGCGCCTGATGCAGCAAGCCGATGTGATGGTGTACGACCGCCTCGTGTCCAAGTCGATTCTGGACATGGCAAACCAACGCGCCGAACGCATTTATGTCGGCAAAGAAAAAGCCAGCCACGCCGTACCGCAAGATCAAATCAACGACTTACTGGTGAAACTCGCCAAGCAAGGCAAGCGCGTGTTGCGTCTGAAAGGCGGCGACCCGTTCATCTTCGGGCGTGGCGGCGAAGAAATCGAAACGCTGGCGGAAAACTGCGTGCCGTTCCAAGTCGTCCCCGGCATTACCGCCGCTTCTGGCTGTTCGTCTTACGCAGGCATTCCATTGACGCACCGCGATTACGCGCAATCTTGCACCTTTGCCACCGGGCATTTGAAAGACGGCAGCATCGACCTGAATTGGGCGCAATTGTCACAACCGAATCAAACCGTGGTGTTCTACATGGGTTTAACTGGCATTGAAGTGATCAGCCAGCAATTGCAAGCCTTCGGGCGTTCCGGCGATACGCCTGCGGCATTGGTCGAGCAAGGTACAACCCGCAACCAGCGCGTCCACATCGGCACGATTGCCACCTTGCCGCAATTGGTGAAAGACAGCGGGGTTCGCGCCCCCACCCTCACCATCGTTGGCGAAGTGGTTAATTTGCATAGCAAATTGCATTGGTACGAACCGCAACGCCACGTCATTGCCAGCGAATTCAGCCTCGATCACCCTGTTGCCCCTGTAGAGGTATAA
- a CDS encoding S24 family peptidase gives MSETRISVETFKQNLTATGQDFKHNMSSEGNCSENEPYAMQVIDDSMEPEFAKGCVIVIDPTGIVRDGAYVFAIDDKDEYIFRQLRIVEGKYILVALNEDYEAIEISGMNRIEGVITQRSAGSYRPPNGKRRTYHKWYDK, from the coding sequence ATGTCCGAAACCCGCATCAGCGTTGAAACCTTCAAGCAAAACTTGACCGCCACCGGGCAAGATTTCAAACACAACATGAGTTCCGAAGGCAATTGTTCCGAAAACGAACCCTATGCCATGCAAGTCATCGACGACAGTATGGAACCGGAATTCGCCAAAGGTTGTGTGATCGTGATCGACCCGACCGGTATCGTGCGGGATGGCGCATATGTGTTCGCGATTGACGACAAAGACGAATACATTTTTCGCCAATTGCGCATTGTCGAAGGCAAATACATCCTCGTGGCTCTGAATGAGGACTACGAAGCGATTGAGATCAGCGGCATGAATCGCATCGAAGGCGTGATTACCCAGCGTTCAGCGGGCAGTTATCGCCCACCGAACGGCAAACGCCGCACTTACCACAAGTGGTACGACAAATGA
- a CDS encoding ArsC family reductase: protein MTIMYGIPNCDTVKKARAWLGERGIEYTFHDFRKDGVNPVWLRAWVAEFGWETLVNRKGTTWRKLPEETRENMDEAIALVVMEELPSIIKRPLLDTGTRHVVGFSPDTYRELFQN, encoded by the coding sequence ATGACCATTATGTACGGCATCCCCAACTGCGACACCGTGAAAAAAGCCCGTGCGTGGCTGGGCGAACGCGGCATTGAATACACCTTCCACGATTTTCGTAAGGATGGCGTAAATCCGGTATGGTTACGTGCATGGGTCGCGGAGTTCGGCTGGGAAACACTGGTCAACCGCAAAGGCACGACTTGGCGCAAACTGCCAGAAGAAACCCGCGAGAACATGGATGAGGCGATTGCGTTAGTGGTAATGGAAGAATTGCCGTCGATCATTAAACGTCCGTTGCTCGACACGGGGACGCGGCATGTGGTGGGCTTTTCGCCGGATACTTACCGCGAGCTTTTTCAAAACTAA